The sequence TATTATTAAATCAGCATTGATTGAAAGTAAAGAAGAAATTCAAAAGATGAAAGATGAGTTTAATAGAGAATTAAAGTTAGAAAAAGAAGAACTTAAATCAATGGAAGAAAGGTTAATTAGAAGAGAAGAAACTTTAGATAGAAAAGAACAAAATTTAGAAGAATTAAAAGATAAATTAGATAAGGAAAAAGAAGAAGTACAAAAAATAAGAGAAGAATTGGAAAACAAATTATATCAAATTGCAAACTTAACAATGGAAGAAGCTAGAGAAAAAGTTTTAAATGAAGCAAAAGAAAAATATGAATTAGAATTAGCTCAAAAATATAAGTCTATTAAAGAAGAATATGAAGAAGAGGCAAAAAAACATGCACAATGGGTAGTAAGTATAGCAGTTCAAAGATATGCATCTGATGTTACATCTGAAATTACAACTTCTACAGTTGCTTTACCAACAGATGATATGAAAGGTAGAATTATTGGTAGAGAAGGAAGAAATATTAGAGCATTTGAAAAAATGACAGGTTGTGATCTTATTATCGACGATACACCAGAGGTCGTAGTTATTTCAGGCTTTAATCCATTAAGAAGAGAAATTGCTAGAAGAACATTAGAGGCTTTAGTTGCAGATGGTAGAATACATCCTGCAAGAATAGAAGAAGTATACGAAAAAACCAAGAAAGAATTAGAAGACATTATTAAAGAAGCTGGTAAAGAAGCTGTTATGAGAGTTGGTATAAAACCAATGCATCCAGAATTAGTAAAATTATTAGGAAGATTGAAATTCAGAACAAGTTATGGCCAAGATGTATTAGAACATTCAATTGAAGTTGCAAACTTTGCAGGTTTAATGGCTGCAGAATTAGGGTTAAATGTTGAATTAGCTAAAAGAGCTGCATTATTACATGATATTGGTAAAGCTATTGACCATGAAGTTGAAGGTTCTCACGCTGTTGTTGGCGGCCAAATAGCTAAAAGATATAATGAAAAATTAGAAGTAGTAAATGCTATTCAATATCATCATAATGAAGTAGATCCAATGACTCCAGAAGCTGT comes from Marinitoga litoralis and encodes:
- the rny gene encoding ribonuclease Y, which gives rise to METLYIVIIVVLAVLSGILYKIGLTKGLERGNKEFLEKLKSEKEQLKMEIDIAKREKEEIIRNAEKEADNIIKSALIESKEEIQKMKDEFNRELKLEKEELKSMEERLIRREETLDRKEQNLEELKDKLDKEKEEVQKIREELENKLYQIANLTMEEAREKVLNEAKEKYELELAQKYKSIKEEYEEEAKKHAQWVVSIAVQRYASDVTSEITTSTVALPTDDMKGRIIGREGRNIRAFEKMTGCDLIIDDTPEVVVISGFNPLRREIARRTLEALVADGRIHPARIEEVYEKTKKELEDIIKEAGKEAVMRVGIKPMHPELVKLLGRLKFRTSYGQDVLEHSIEVANFAGLMAAELGLNVELAKRAALLHDIGKAIDHEVEGSHAVVGGQIAKRYNEKLEVVNAIQYHHNEVDPMTPEAVIVGAADAVSAARPGARRETIENYIRRIEQLEEIAKSFRYVDKAYAIQAGREIRVIVQPDKIDDALADKLARDISVQIEEKMEYPGVIKVTVIREKRSVAYAS